Below is a genomic region from Jiangella gansuensis DSM 44835.
TTCTACCACGCGGCCAGTGGCCTTGATTCGACTGCGACGCCGGTTGTGGCCGGCTCTGGTGGAAGCTCGGGCACGGTCCTCGACTTCCCGAGTGCCCAGCCAACGGAAGGCTGGTCTGGGGGAACCGCTGTCTACCTGGGGATGTACACCGTCACCAGCGGTGGGCAGCCGACGTTCGACGTCGGCTCGTCCGGCACCACAATGCGCGCTCAGGGAACCACCGTCCATGGTTCGGGTAGCAATTCGGCGGCGCTGGTTGCTGACAAGACGTTCACTGGTGACGCGCAGATTCCCAGCGTCACAATGGATTCGGACATCGCAGTACAGAACCGCCTTCAGCTGGTCATCCTCTACCTGGAGAGTGGCGTTCCGAAGCCCATCGCCAACGCCGGCCCGGATCAGAACGTTGCCGCAGGCGCCACCGTCAACCTGGATGGCTCGGCTACCGCCAATGGCGGTGCTGGCGCACCGTACACGTGGCAGTGGACCCAGCTCTCCGGGCCGGCCGTCACGCTGAACGACCCCACGGCGGAGAACCCCAGCTTCACTGCACCCGCCGTGTCCAGCTCGGTGGTTCTCCAGCTCATCGCCACTGATGCGGGCGCCGTCGCCTCTGACCCCGCCACGGTCACCATCAACGTGCTGGGCGCTGAGGACACGGCGTACCCGAACGCTGACGTGACCGTGGCGAACTGGACGCCGAGCACAGGCAGCACCATCTGGCCGGTTCTCTCGGACGGCACTGACACCACGTACGCCACGAGTGCAGAGAACCCCAACGGTCAACTGCTTCGAGTCGGGATGTCTGAACTGACAGACCCGACGTCACCCGACGTCGTCAACCTGACGGTGCGGGCGCGTAAGCGAAGCGCCAGCAGCGGAACGCTGACGGTTCAGCTGATTGAGGGTGCCAGCACGGTGCGAGCCACGCTGCTCAACGCGCCGCTCCCCGACACCTTCTCCTCGATCCAGCTCAACATCACCCCTGCTGAGTACGACACGGTGACGGACTGGAATGACGTCGACGTGGTCCTGAGTGTTGAGGCGGCTGCGTGATGGGGACCGTGGACCTGAGCCAGTTCGTCCTTACAGTGACCAGGGCCGATGAAGAGCCTGCGGCCACCGTCGATCTGTCGCAGTTCATCATCACCGTTACCCCTGCGACAAGCGACGAGGCGGAGTCGTGAACCTCGTCCAGTACTGCGAGACGCACCGGTCCCCGCACTGCAAGCCGTCC
It encodes:
- a CDS encoding PKD domain-containing protein produces the protein MAFRNAGATPVSSVVSSVQITLGSNIQPGDIITVGASWQGNHTSSTGLNISSSNAGDFEDLSGWQIIGSGAARQVFRRVAIAGDANSTITISTNGGTTGRVIAFYHAASGLDSTATPVVAGSGGSSGTVLDFPSAQPTEGWSGGTAVYLGMYTVTSGGQPTFDVGSSGTTMRAQGTTVHGSGSNSAALVADKTFTGDAQIPSVTMDSDIAVQNRLQLVILYLESGVPKPIANAGPDQNVAAGATVNLDGSATANGGAGAPYTWQWTQLSGPAVTLNDPTAENPSFTAPAVSSSVVLQLIATDAGAVASDPATVTINVLGAEDTAYPNADVTVANWTPSTGSTIWPVLSDGTDTTYATSAENPNGQLLRVGMSELTDPTSPDVVNLTVRARKRSASSGTLTVQLIEGASTVRATLLNAPLPDTFSSIQLNITPAEYDTVTDWNDVDVVLSVEAAA